The following is a genomic window from Pirellulales bacterium.
GCCTGCAACTCCGCGCAGCTATCTTGCAGGCGACGGATGAGCGAGGGGGGACCGCCAGGACCATCCGACTTGAAGTGCAGCATGGCACTGCTCAACTCGGCATTCTTCTGCTGCAGGTCGGCGTTCAACTGCTGAAACTGAGGATCTCGGTTCAGTTCTTGCGTGACGGCCCAATCGGGCGTGCCCGTTTCCGAGAGCTCGGCCTGCTGCTGACGCAGCATTTCGAGAGCCGTTTGAATCTCGAGCTTCTTCGTGCCAAGGTCGGTCATCAGGCGGCTCGAGATCGACAACTGTTCGTGGAGCAGCTTTTGCTCTGTCTCGACAACGTCCTGGCTGGTGGTTCCCAGCAATTCGCACAAACGCTTGTAGTTTTCCTGCTCGCGGTGGATTTGTTGTCGCAGGGTCTCCGACGTTTGCAGGAGCAAGTCGTAATTCTTGCTCTTTTGCATCCGGTCGCGATCGACGACCTCGTTCACGTAGGCGTTGGACACCGCTTTGACGATTTGCACCAACTGGGTGGGGTCCTCGCCACGCAGGCTGATGCGCATCAGTTCCGAATCGCCGGGAAAGTCGACGTTCAATTCGTCTTTCAAGAATTGAACCGGATCGCGGTGGCTCTTGATGAGAGGCAGATCAGCGATCGTGCGCACGGCCGCGATGAGCACCAGCGGCGTCTTGATCATCTGCGTCTGCGTCCGACGAAAATAATCGAACTCGTTGGCGTTGCGTTGCTCGGTCGAGGCGAGATTCTCGACGAGCATCGGCGGAGTCGACTTGACCGAGAACCAGGACTCGACCTCGGACTTCACCGGCACCAAGAGCCAGGCGCACCAGCCCGCCACGCCGGCCAGCACCAAACCAAGCGTCAAGGCCACGGGCAAACGCCGGCGCAAGGCGTGCAACAGCGCCGACATGTCGAAGCTGGCTTGCTGCGGGGCCGGCCGACGCATGTTGATCGTCGGGGCGCCCGGCGTGGTCAGCGCGTGCGAGGACTCGCGCATCGGCACCAACGCACCGCGTCCCCGGCCGTTGCCCGCCATCGTCGCGGTCGAGTTTCCATTCGAACCAAAGCCGGGAGTATTTGGTGGGAGCACAGGTGATCACCTCGGGAAATAGTGCATTCACTCGCCACGTCACGACTTGCACGACACGCGGCCCCTTACGCACCGCGGGGTTGGCGACTGCCGGGCAGCCCGCCACCGACCGTGAGGGGTGCGACGATCTTGTCCTCGACGAACAGGTGGGAGAGGAGCTCGGTCTCGACAAACAGCAGGCCCAGCGCCAACGGCACCATGACGAACACGGCGTAATCGTTATGGAAGCTGTTGGCCAGGTCCGATTGCCCCATCGCGTGCAGAATGCCCGTCACGACGATCCGCACCACGTTGGCAATCAGGGCGATGGGGATGGCGCTGAAGATGACCAGCACGCGTTCCCAAATCGGGCGATTCTCCATGAACAGGGCGATGGCGGCCGCCAGGGCGAGCAAGACGGTGGTCATGCGCAGACCGGCACATTGGTCGACGATGCCCAACTGAACGTCCCCCAGCATGATGCGATTACCATCGCTGTAGGCGGGCATGCCGATCGTCTGCAGGCTGTAGGTCGCCGCCAGCGTCGAGATACGCTTGAGCGGCTGCAACAGGTTGCGCTCGAGCACATCCGGCCAGGGAAACATGAAGATCAGAAACGCGAGCGCGGGCGCGGCCGATTTCAACGAATCCCAGCCGCCGACCACGAGAAAGACCCCGAACAAGCAGGGCATGATCGAGAGCATGTCGGGAATGACAAAGTTGTACCAGGCCGAGACCAGTCGCAGGGCAAAACCCGCGGCAATCAGGCCGACCCCCGCCCACTGGGCGCCGCTCGAGGGCTCTTCCAGAGGTTGCCAGCGGACCCAGAGCAGGACGATGGCAAACAGCGGCACGAGATAACCGTGGGAGTACTCGGGGGCTTCCCACTTCTCGGCCATGATCAGCAGGCTGTTCCAGTAGACGCCATGCACCATGCCGGAAAGCAGGGCGATCAAAATGGCGGTGCGATAATCCTTCTTCGTGATGAGGTAGATCACGCCCCCCACGACCGCCAGCAAGCTGGTCCAATAGACGGCCTGGGTGATCAAACTACTGGCAATCGCATCGTCAACCATGTTCGCCGCTCACACGCTGGGAGTAGTAAGTGAAGAATGTTGCGATCGAGTGGCGACGAAGGGTATCCGTCGCGCGCTCGAGTGATTTCCCTCTTGCATGTTTCCCCTAGGCGATTGCCCTACATTGCAATCGGCCTGCACCGATCGACATGCAGCGTATCTCGCTAGAGAAAATAAGAACCCGGACCGCCCGGGCAGTGTGGGCGCGCTTGCTTGGCGCGCGACAAAACCGGCCTACCTCGTCGTTCAATCAACTGGGTGAAGAACCTTGCGCCAAACTACGCTCCACAAACCGATTGCAGTGGCGTTCGATACTTCGAGGCTGGTTTCGATAGGGCCGTCTCCCGATTCCTTTTCGCGGCGAAGCAGAGCCTTGAATCGCTCGAATGTCGACTACCTGGTGCCAGGGACTGGGTCGACTCCGCTTGTTTCAGGCAGCGTGGTAGATGTGGTCTGCCTGAGCTACGTCCGCGACGATCCGTTCTTGTCCTTCGTTGCAAAACCCGGGTGCTAAACGATCGTTGTTGGCGAGAAAACCCGAATGGTACGGCATTTCGGCCAACAAGAGTCAACTTAATCGGGGCGCGCCGGAAATGTCAAACAGTATTTGCGCGTTTCTAACACCCAGCCCCCATAAGGGGATGCGTGCCGAACGATCGCGACGATTAGGCATCTTGGACGGGCATTCTCGGCGCCCGATCGCCCGACTCATCCTGGCAATCCGTAAGGTCATCGTTCGTGTCCACCTCGGCTCGATCAAGGGCTGAATCTCATTCGTACCAGCTAGTGACTGGCGGAAATCCCTGCCAATTGCCCGAGAAACCTGAAGG
Proteins encoded in this region:
- a CDS encoding exosortase/archaeosortase family protein, coding for MVDDAIASSLITQAVYWTSLLAVVGGVIYLITKKDYRTAILIALLSGMVHGVYWNSLLIMAEKWEAPEYSHGYLVPLFAIVLLWVRWQPLEEPSSGAQWAGVGLIAAGFALRLVSAWYNFVIPDMLSIMPCLFGVFLVVGGWDSLKSAAPALAFLIFMFPWPDVLERNLLQPLKRISTLAATYSLQTIGMPAYSDGNRIMLGDVQLGIVDQCAGLRMTTVLLALAAAIALFMENRPIWERVLVIFSAIPIALIANVVRIVVTGILHAMGQSDLANSFHNDYAVFVMVPLALGLLFVETELLSHLFVEDKIVAPLTVGGGLPGSRQPRGA